Sequence from the Chelonoidis abingdonii isolate Lonesome George chromosome 1, CheloAbing_2.0, whole genome shotgun sequence genome:
gatgtagAGCTCAAAGCTGTCAGTCTGCTGAAACCTAAATGTGAGACAAAGATCTGAAACAGGGATACCAAAGTAAGAGCAGCGCAGGAAATTTTAATAGATGTGAGGTTCATTCCTTTGGCATAAATAACACCTTCTGTAACATCAGTTTCACAAATCTCTGTGATAAGTAATTTACCATAATTATTACTGACAGAGTTGTCCAGAGTCTAAAGCAGGGTATTGGGAGTCAtgagacctgagttctagtccctgCCTTGCTGGTGAATCACTGTGTGAGTCATGGGCAAGttgcttaacttctgtacctcagtttcctcagctgtaaaataggaataacacttacctttgtaaagtgcattgtgGTTGCACAACATTTTGTTATGtcctaaaaaaattattttatttattataaaattcCAGATTTGTGTGAGACAGAGGTAAAATGTAACAAttccaataaataaacaaaatatatggcaTGTCTCCCTGGTAAAGATAAAGCATGATTACCTTAAATTGTGATCATGTGTAGTACCAGAGATGTCCAAGAGGGGGACCCCTTCATCTCCATTACCAGACCCTCTAGAATTTGGCCATGCTGAGCGGGTtcgcctctttttcttttcttgttcctTGCGTTTTCCAGGCTTTGGTTTCTTCTTCTTTCCCGATGTCTTCAGGGGCTGCTCTTTGTATGTCTGAGCTTTGTTTGTCTCCTGAGTTAGGTATTTACCCTCATCTTCACTGCCACATCGGACAGGGTAGTTCTTTGTGTTAGTCGGAGGCTTAGGGTTTGGAGAAACTTCTGAAGTAGCCCGGATCTCCGCTGTGTTAACACCTTCAATAAGATTTTGAAGGAAGATCCTCCTTCGTAGATCTTGGATAGACTTCGCTTTGTCATGCAGTAGCTGATGCTCTGATACAGCTCTTttgctaaaagaaaaagagagcagggagaaaaaaagattttataaTTTCATTATCAGCCAAAACTTGGCAAAACTCATCTCTCCTCTGGCAGCTGTAGCCACACTGAGCAGTGAACCAACTTTCCAGCTCTTAGTGTACCTTGCTAATTCAGTGCTGGAGCAATTTCTTGTCAGAGTAGCTGTTCCCTGCAGAGAGGAAAAGGACCTAAGCCAGTAATAATTCTCTTTGGACCCATCACACACCACTGGACTTGTGGGTGGATTAGTCAATGCTCTGTTCTAGGAAAGCATTCTTTAATGGTACAAGGCATTCTATTTAGGCACTAAAACAAGGAAGGCAGTTGCCGAAGTTAGGAAAAGGGAACCAGATAATGGAGTACTGCAGTCACATAAGAAAGGGAATAATAAACACCTGGAGTGAAACCTGAACCTCTTTTTATGCAACAttgttttaataacttttttctgccccatcatatactttaaaaaaatatgcaccTTACTTTTAAGTTACAATAAGTGTAACTGCTGGTATTTTCTTTatggcaaaattttcaaacttgagtgcctaaaATTTAGGCAACCTACAACCATATTTAGATATCTAAACAAGCAGCTTGACATTCAGAAATTGTGAgcaccttgcagctcccattgacttcagccaaTACTAAATATGGATGTAAGTGGATTTAAggacccaagtttgaaaattttgatctGAATTTCTGGTGTTCTCTATTTTCTCTTGTGCATTGTGCCAGTCCATTTCTGTGGTTCCCCTCACCCTTTTCTCTGCATCTCTATTCCTTACGATTTTCCCTGATATTCTTCTAAAGTTCCTATATTTGTCCCTTTTATTCCTCATTATAGCTGACATTTTGGTTCATTGAAACTCTTAACTTATATCTGTTTTTGAGGAGTTGGGAGATTTAACTGGAAGCCCTGCCAATGGTTCATACTTGTCTAACAAGGAATGGTCATCAGAAACCTTTGAGAAAGGATGGCCTAAGAGCTGTCTGGCCAATGAATAACCATgagaaaatacacatttttttccttaatgCAGGGTGGATGTACACTTATACTGTGAACCACAAAAGCATATGAGGTGGGCTTATAGTTATGCTCCCATGACTGCTAAAACCCATAGTCCTTCCAGCTTGCTTTACCTCAGTGTGTTGAGATGGGCTATGCATCCTCTTTTATTGTATTAGGGTGCTATCTGTGATCGGACCCACTCTAACCAAAGAAAATGAATTAATTGCCTTGCTTGTTGTACAGTAATTTCATCTGATACAGTTTCTGAATATGGATGAGCAGGGAGAAGACTGATAACTGTCTGACAGAATATTCACCCCAACTATCCTACTATACGGTGGAGTTTCAAAATGTGGTGCGGTATAACTCTACGCCAAATGATTGAGTGAGATCTGTAATTTGTTACCCTCAGTCCCTTCTGAGCTGCCTTCCATATGTAGTGGACTTCCAATGTAGTCAATACTAGATCCGTTTGGAAGTTAGCAGCTTCACATAGTATAAGCTTATGAGAGCATCTCCTTTGCTTTTTATCCATGTAGATCATGACACCTTGAGTTTTTTGGTTCAAATGATCCCAAAtctcaaaatgaaattcagttcaAAATGCCAACTTTTCCCTGGCTCCACAATAATATTTTGAATTGATCATGATTTTGCTGCAAAGCTATATATTGGGTATATTTGCTCAACACTGGTCCTAGATTTGCTCAAGAGTCTAGTAAGTCTTTTGCTAAACATTCTCTGAGTTTCAAAAAACCTGTAACCAGGTGAGTTTCAGGGGACTTGTGATTTTTGTGCAAGTAGATAATACTCTTCTATTGAACACTGCTAAGCAAAAATAACATGTCCTGATACTGAGCAGGTATAACGGGACACAGCTTCACTCACTTCTGTGGAGTTGCAATCATTTACACTggctcaggatctggcctatcAGAAAAAATATGTAATCAGTAATCATCCATTCTGCAAAACTCTTCCTGTGATGCTACTCCAATCCCGCTAATGGCCTATATCAGGTACATACCCACAGTCATTCTGATGCTCTGTCTTGTACTCCTTACTTCATAGCCATAACCAGCAAAAGTTGGCTACTAAATACCTCCTTGCTTAGATCAAGCTGACTTGCAAATGTCAAAAGTTAAAACCAGCACCTTGCGCTGATCTGAATGTGGCAAACTTCTGTCATGTTTCTCAATCTGTCCACTGTGACTCACATTACTTTCCTAACTAAAGAACTGTATTTTCCCAGGATGctttcatgggaaatgtagttatCATTCCACCCTCCTAGTTTATAAAAGCATACAAAATCTTAGTGCTTTACTGAGTTTAAAATAGTATGCCTCATGTGAAAAGCTTTACTACTGCCTCTTATAAACTACCAGGGATAATTGCTTTTATCGCAGAGAACACAAAGCTGCCTTAATCCTCTGCTGTGTATTTAGTCAGTTCACTCACTGTTACAAAATCTTGAATCTTAAAATCTTGTTATTAAGAACTCTTGCTTgaaaaataattccatttaaCATAGATAGTCTAAACCTAGAGTACACACAATACAATCAAACAGCATTACAAGACCCACTTCTTATTTGAGTGTAGATTTCCATTATAATCCATGAATTGACATGCGAATGGATGCAGTGCCAGGAGGGGGTGGGTTTCaattttaaatgtctgtctgataTTTAGCATGCAAATCTGGCCCCAAACAACTTTCTGCTGTTCCACGTTACTGTATAATATTACACAGAGTTATATTTCACATGACTTTTATTACCCAGCCAGACTTGAAGATTACATTTTGTCTCCCAGTTTCCTTTGGGAAATTTTTGTTTCACAATATATAAAGTGAAAAATATGTAGCAAATATAAATCTCCTTCCCCCATTACCAACCCCAACCTAGCTGCTCAAGTAACTTCTTTGTTTGTAAACCCAAGGAAAACAACTTGCTGAAGAAGGTTCATGTACAGAAGTCCTTTAGAGAAGTGTCCCATAACACAGGTATCAACAATGTGATGAAAAGTCCtcatcttccccttcccctcacccccatcatTCACAGTAAGGAAAGTGGTGGAGTCTTTAATATGTTTATTCAGTTACTGGGATGTTATATATgacaaataatatatttacaaGAAAAAATTTGTAGTACTGTACTAGCAAGCAACACAGTTAGGAAATATTAGGATGTTAGGGTTAGGCTGACCcactagaggtcccttccatccttcTATGAAATATGCTTTCCACTGAAAGGAAAACAGTCTGACCCCAAACCAAATGCAGTAAATGTTAAGCTAACATGTGGGTAAGCACTTTTGAGAGAAAGATGTAGATCATGGTTTCTGTTTGCCCAAAGTGCCCATACGAATTATTGTATACAAGAATGTTCTATATACATATGTAGCTAACTAGTCTTATGTCTCATTATGGGGGAAAAAGTACTTAGGCTTAAATACTATGAATCCAGGACTTGTGAACATTCTAATttccaaaatgttatttttgggtcactattttttcccccagttcatTCTTCTTAGAAagttttgttcacttttttttaatcttgtgtcAGTAGCAAATAGTCAACTTTCTGtcaagttttttaaattaaatcattaATTATTGAATCATTATTGTACTTCAGTGttcatttggggccagatccaaagctcatctaaatcagtggaaagatttcaATTGGCTCTGGATCTAGCCCTTAGGGAGGTATCCTGCCAAgggctgagtgccctcagctctcattgactccgctgggagttgagggtgctcagtcCATTTCACAAGTGAGCGCACAGTTTATGCtaagggaaaaatatttaaaaatagggtgaccagatgtcccaattttatagggacagtcctgatatttgaaactttttcttatatagactcctatttacacacacacacacacacacacacacctcattccCTgtactgatttttcacacttgctatctggtcaccctatctgaaGCAGACTTGGAGATGTGGTGATGCAATGTCTAGGCATGCTGATAAAAATATCTAATTTCTCTTTGAGTCATTGCTTGTTTTCCAGAAACTTTTTTAGCAGCTAAAACATTTTGTATAACATTGAATGGGCCCTGCAATCTGTACTCAGGCAAacttcccattggtttcaatgagagGTTTGCCTGCATAAGGACTGCAGAATGGGGCCTATGATTTAGTTCTGTTTTGCTATAATAATGTGTCTAATTTCATCTACTACTGATTTAAGCCCTCACTGGAAACCTATGTCTATATCTGTGGCAAgttattaactatggtttgtggTGATATTAAAACAGGATGTATGTTTGCATGTGTTGTTGGTGTTTGTGCTGTACCCACAAACAAAACTACATGAATGTCACTGGCTGACAGCTAAATGGTTTCCCAAGTGCGTTTTACATGTTATACAAAAAGGGAATCAAGAAAAGCTTTTGGACAACTTGGCACCTATTTTTCCATCCCATGATTTGGAGGGTGGAGGGGATGTATTTAATCTTGGCATATGTAAGTACTGTACTCAAAAAGATAACAGGTATTTCTTATCAAATCTTAATTTAAGCAAAAGTTGGCTCAGTTCCAATTCAAAGATTCTTAGCCAAGGAAATAGAGTATTTAAttgtgctttattttttatttacatgaatCTACACATGGATTCTCTGTGCCGTTGATGAGAATAAAGtggtttcaaaacaaaacacaaaatagtTCAAGGGTAGTTTGCAGCAGTGTAAACTAGCAAATGTTAATAGGAAGAATACACTATAGCTTTATCATCAGTACAATGAACACA
This genomic interval carries:
- the PTHLH gene encoding parathyroid hormone-related protein isoform X1; the encoded protein is MGRFQDREDTMFTKLFQHWSFAVFLLSYSVPCYGRSLEGTSRRLKRAVSEHQLLHDKAKSIQDLRRRIFLQNLIEGVNTAEIRATSEVSPNPKPPTNTKNYPVRCGSEDEGKYLTQETNKAQTYKEQPLKTSGKKKKPKPGKRKEQEKKKRRTRSAWPNSRGSGNGDEGVPLLDISGTTHDHNLRRR
- the PTHLH gene encoding parathyroid hormone-related protein isoform X3, whose protein sequence is MFTKLFQHWSFAVFLLSYSVPCYGRSLEGTSRRLKRAVSEHQLLHDKAKSIQDLRRRIFLQNLIEGVNTAEIRATSEVSPNPKPPTNTKNYPVRCGSEDEGKYLTQETNKAQTYKEQPLKTSGKKKKPKPGKRKEQEKKKRRTRSAWPNSRGSGNGDEGVPLLDISGTTHDHNLRRR
- the PTHLH gene encoding parathyroid hormone-related protein isoform X2 produces the protein MGRFQDREDTMFTKLFQHWSFAVFLLSYSVPCYGRSLEGTSRRLKRAVSEHQLLHDKAKSIQDLRRRIFLQNLIEGVNTAEIRATSEVSPNPKPPTNTKNYPVRCGSEDEGKYLTQETNKAQTYKEQPLKTSGKKKKPKPGKRKEQEKKKRRTRSAWPNSRGSGNGDEGVPLLDISGTTHDHNLR